In Oreochromis niloticus isolate F11D_XX linkage group LG5, O_niloticus_UMD_NMBU, whole genome shotgun sequence, a single window of DNA contains:
- the LOC109194281 gene encoding deoxyribonuclease-1 isoform X3, with protein sequence MKIAAFNGKNLGQKKVQNKSVIKHLTKIISRYSVIVLLEVVDKSGKAMETLLQELNKTDTNRKRPYKKTASKQLGRDTYKEQYVCFYRPDEVTLKDSHQYEDNQAGDEDAFAREPFVLRFQCPNTVVEDLVLIPVHTKPEDSLKELDELHDVVEDIRKKWKTDNIMILGDFNADGRYLSKKKKEKIRICSPSYNWLIDDDVDTTASNKNDNTYDRIVVYGKTMLNAIVPNSAKSFNFQQEFDLTDEEALGISDHYPVEVELKTKDASGEGQSKKKGQQEQKRKQGQASNTPTKRGRRAV encoded by the exons ATGAAGATAGCAGCCTTTAATGGCAAGAACCTGGGACAGAAGAAAGTCCAGAACAAGTCTGTCATCAAACACCTCACCAAG ATCATATCTCGGTACAGTGTGATTGTCCTGCTGGAGGTGGTGGATAAGAGCGGCAAAGCCATGGAAACGTTACTTCAAGAACTCAACAAAACTGA CACTAACAGAAAACGCCCCTACAAAAAAACTGCCAGCAAACAACTGGGACGAGACACCTACAAGGAGCAGTACGTCTGTTTCTACAG ACCAGATGAAGTGACGCTGAAGGATTCACACCAGTATGAAGATAATCAGGCTGGAGATGAAGATGCCTTTGCCAGAGAGCCCTTTGTCCTGCGCTTCCAATGTCCAAATACAG ttgTTGAAGATCTGGTCCTGATCCCAGTCCACACAAAGCCAGAGGACTCTCTGAAGGAGCTGGACGAGCTGCATGATGTAGTTGAAGACATCAGGAAGAAATGGAAAACTGAT AACATCATGATTTTGGGGGACTTTAATGCTGATGGACGATATCTctccaagaagaagaaggaaaagatCCGCATCTGCTCTCCTTCCTACAACTGGCTCATTGATGACGATGTCGACACCACGGCTAGCAACAAAAATGATAACACCTACGACAG AATTGTTGTGTATGGAAAGACCATGCTGAACGCCATCGTCCCCAACTCGGCCAAGTCCTTCAACTTCCAGCAGGAGTTTGACCTGACCGATGAGGAG GCCCTGGGCATCAGTGACCATTACCCTGTGGAGGTGGAGCTGAAGACCAAAGATGCGTCTGGGGAAGGACAATCTAAGAAAAAAG GACAACAGGagcaaaaaagaaagcaaggaCAAGCATCCAACACGCCAACCAAGAGAGGACGTCGGGCTGTTTAG
- the LOC109194281 gene encoding deoxyribonuclease-1 isoform X1, with translation MYVCACVCVCVVENFLLLRQFVSAEVSVSLFAVRLAASFIFHSAVLATLNQVRMKIAAFNGKNLGQKKVQNKSVIKHLTKIISRYSVIVLLEVVDKSGKAMETLLQELNKTDTNRKRPYKKTASKQLGRDTYKEQYVCFYRPDEVTLKDSHQYEDNQAGDEDAFAREPFVLRFQCPNTVVEDLVLIPVHTKPEDSLKELDELHDVVEDIRKKWKTDNIMILGDFNADGRYLSKKKKEKIRICSPSYNWLIDDDVDTTASNKNDNTYDRIVVYGKTMLNAIVPNSAKSFNFQQEFDLTDEEALGISDHYPVEVELKTKDASGEGQSKKKGQQEQKRKQGQASNTPTKRGRRAV, from the exons atgtatgtgtgtgcgtgtgtgtgtgtgtgtgtggttgagaACTTCCTGCTGCTTAGACAGTTTGTCTCTGCAGAAGTCAGCGTCAGTCTGTTTGCTGTCAGATTAGCCgcttctttcatttttcattctgCTGTTTTAGCCACACTC AATCAAGTCAGAATGAAGATAGCAGCCTTTAATGGCAAGAACCTGGGACAGAAGAAAGTCCAGAACAAGTCTGTCATCAAACACCTCACCAAG ATCATATCTCGGTACAGTGTGATTGTCCTGCTGGAGGTGGTGGATAAGAGCGGCAAAGCCATGGAAACGTTACTTCAAGAACTCAACAAAACTGA CACTAACAGAAAACGCCCCTACAAAAAAACTGCCAGCAAACAACTGGGACGAGACACCTACAAGGAGCAGTACGTCTGTTTCTACAG ACCAGATGAAGTGACGCTGAAGGATTCACACCAGTATGAAGATAATCAGGCTGGAGATGAAGATGCCTTTGCCAGAGAGCCCTTTGTCCTGCGCTTCCAATGTCCAAATACAG ttgTTGAAGATCTGGTCCTGATCCCAGTCCACACAAAGCCAGAGGACTCTCTGAAGGAGCTGGACGAGCTGCATGATGTAGTTGAAGACATCAGGAAGAAATGGAAAACTGAT AACATCATGATTTTGGGGGACTTTAATGCTGATGGACGATATCTctccaagaagaagaaggaaaagatCCGCATCTGCTCTCCTTCCTACAACTGGCTCATTGATGACGATGTCGACACCACGGCTAGCAACAAAAATGATAACACCTACGACAG AATTGTTGTGTATGGAAAGACCATGCTGAACGCCATCGTCCCCAACTCGGCCAAGTCCTTCAACTTCCAGCAGGAGTTTGACCTGACCGATGAGGAG GCCCTGGGCATCAGTGACCATTACCCTGTGGAGGTGGAGCTGAAGACCAAAGATGCGTCTGGGGAAGGACAATCTAAGAAAAAAG GACAACAGGagcaaaaaagaaagcaaggaCAAGCATCCAACACGCCAACCAAGAGAGGACGTCGGGCTGTTTAG
- the LOC109194281 gene encoding deoxyribonuclease-1 isoform X2, with product MYVCACVCVCVVENFLLLRQFVSAEVSVSLFAVRLAASFIFHSAVLATLNQVRMKIAAFNGKNLGQKKVQNKSVIKHLTKIISRYSVIVLLEVVDKSGKAMETLLQELNKTEKRPYKKTASKQLGRDTYKEQYVCFYRPDEVTLKDSHQYEDNQAGDEDAFAREPFVLRFQCPNTVVEDLVLIPVHTKPEDSLKELDELHDVVEDIRKKWKTDNIMILGDFNADGRYLSKKKKEKIRICSPSYNWLIDDDVDTTASNKNDNTYDRIVVYGKTMLNAIVPNSAKSFNFQQEFDLTDEEALGISDHYPVEVELKTKDASGEGQSKKKGQQEQKRKQGQASNTPTKRGRRAV from the exons atgtatgtgtgtgcgtgtgtgtgtgtgtgtgtggttgagaACTTCCTGCTGCTTAGACAGTTTGTCTCTGCAGAAGTCAGCGTCAGTCTGTTTGCTGTCAGATTAGCCgcttctttcatttttcattctgCTGTTTTAGCCACACTC AATCAAGTCAGAATGAAGATAGCAGCCTTTAATGGCAAGAACCTGGGACAGAAGAAAGTCCAGAACAAGTCTGTCATCAAACACCTCACCAAG ATCATATCTCGGTACAGTGTGATTGTCCTGCTGGAGGTGGTGGATAAGAGCGGCAAAGCCATGGAAACGTTACTTCAAGAACTCAACAAAACTGA AAAACGCCCCTACAAAAAAACTGCCAGCAAACAACTGGGACGAGACACCTACAAGGAGCAGTACGTCTGTTTCTACAG ACCAGATGAAGTGACGCTGAAGGATTCACACCAGTATGAAGATAATCAGGCTGGAGATGAAGATGCCTTTGCCAGAGAGCCCTTTGTCCTGCGCTTCCAATGTCCAAATACAG ttgTTGAAGATCTGGTCCTGATCCCAGTCCACACAAAGCCAGAGGACTCTCTGAAGGAGCTGGACGAGCTGCATGATGTAGTTGAAGACATCAGGAAGAAATGGAAAACTGAT AACATCATGATTTTGGGGGACTTTAATGCTGATGGACGATATCTctccaagaagaagaaggaaaagatCCGCATCTGCTCTCCTTCCTACAACTGGCTCATTGATGACGATGTCGACACCACGGCTAGCAACAAAAATGATAACACCTACGACAG AATTGTTGTGTATGGAAAGACCATGCTGAACGCCATCGTCCCCAACTCGGCCAAGTCCTTCAACTTCCAGCAGGAGTTTGACCTGACCGATGAGGAG GCCCTGGGCATCAGTGACCATTACCCTGTGGAGGTGGAGCTGAAGACCAAAGATGCGTCTGGGGAAGGACAATCTAAGAAAAAAG GACAACAGGagcaaaaaagaaagcaaggaCAAGCATCCAACACGCCAACCAAGAGAGGACGTCGGGCTGTTTAG
- the LOC100702560 gene encoding granzyme B has translation MFALQQFAVIYALTFLGQNVLGSKIINGEIAPDNETLYMASVLDYRGYHICGGFLVSEDFVMTAAHCDVYPTHVVLGNHHLRNTDKLVIQIAEKYKHPYYQDVNLGYDIMLLKLSTPVRLSKTIQFIRLPFREMTLNENEKCQVAGWGKINTYGRSVDDLRVVDVSVNSPKNCKNAWTQHVPGYILPPNIICAGGYNTTKGFCQGDSGGPLVCKGMAVGIVSFNKRIPGTKLGNCNYPNVPNVYTDISKHLDWIRMILQGKKS, from the exons ATGTTTGCTCTCCAACAATTTGCGGTCATTTATGCGCTGACATTCCTCGGGCAAAATG TCCTCGGAAGTAAAATTATAAATGGGGAAATAGCCCCAGACAACGAAACGCTGTATATGGCATCAGTGCTGGATTACAGAGGCTACCATATTTGTGGAGGATTTCTTGTTTCTGAGGACTTTGTAATGACTGCTGCACACTGTGACGT gTATCCTACACACGTAGTTCTTGGTAACCACCATCTGAGGAACACTGATAAGCTCGTGATACAGATTGCCGAGAAATACAAACACCCATATTATCAGGATGTTAACCTTGGATACGACATCATGCTTTTAAAA CTGTCTACACCTGTCCGACTAAGCaaaacaattcaattcattCGACTTCCCTTCCGTGAAATGACATTAAATGAAAATGAGAAGTGCCAAGTGGCTGGATGGGGTAAGATAAACACTTACGGTAGAAGTGTTGATGACCTGAGAGTGGTGGATGTGTCTGTCAACAGCCCAAAAAACTGCAAGAATGCTTGGACTCAACATGTTCCCGGATACATTCTTCCTCCCAATATTATCTGTGCAGGTGGATACAACACAACAAAAGGATTCTGTCAG GGTGATTCTGGTGGCCCTCTGGTCTGCAAGGGAATGGCTGTCGGTATTGTTTCTTTCAACAAACGGATTCCTGGAACCAAGCTGGGAAACTGTAACTATCCGAATGTCCCCAATGTCTATACGGATATCTCAAAACACCTTGACTGGATCAGGATGATTCtccaggggaaaaaaagttaa